One Fusobacterium sp. genomic window, GCTTATTGATTGCATCTATTGTTTCTTTAAACTCCTCATTTGTTCTGTCTTTCATCTTTCCACTATCTAAATATTGATATGATAAAAAAACTTGTGTACTTGGTATTAAAGGTTTAGAATAAAAATCTCCCTTTCTTACAAGTTCTACAAAATCTGAGTTGTATTCTTTTATTAATCTTTCATTTTCTGCTATCTTCCTTCTTATTTCTTCGCGCTCTGTCTGTATTTTTGTTAAAAGATCACTTTTAGTTTCCTGTATTTCCTCTGCTTATGTCACCTTTTCTCATAAAATCTTCCCCCTATTTAATTTCCTGCTCTTACTTTTTGCTCCATTCTGTCTAATCTGCTCAAGTATTCATTAAGTTTTTCATTTTCAAGTAACAGAAGTTCAATCTCATTATTATTAGTTTTGAACTTATCATATACTTCATCAAACTTCTGACTTAAAAATACTCTGTTTTCATCTGCTTCCATTCCCAGAACTTCTTCAAGCTTCATGATTTCTTCTTCTTCCATTTTCAAAAAAGCCATTCTTTCCTTTCCTATTTCAAAAGCTGCCCCTGCTGCTGCTGTTCTAGCTTCAGTAGTGTTTTCACTTCTGAATACTTTTTCCTCAAGAGATCCTGTATTTCTCTTCTTATCTGTTCAAGAACTTTTTTTCCCTCTTTTTCACTTATTTCTTGTGAATAAAGTGCTGTTGTCAAACAAGATAGAAAAAGAAATATCCCCAAAATTTTCTTCATACTTCTTTCCTCCTTTTGTAGTTTTTGTCAAACAAATAATACATTTTAATTCTTTAAACCATTTTAATTTAGTCCAGTTTTATAATTTAAAAATGTATTATTTGTAAATAAAAAGAACTTTTATAGAACAATTATAACATAATGTGCTTTTTTTTTGAAGAATATATTTCTTAAGATACTTAGATAATCTATTATTTTATTAAAAATAAAAAAATAATACAGTTACGTTCTAAAAAAAATCAGGCAAACAAAAAAAGAGAATAGTTTCTTAAAACCATTCTCTTTTACAACAATTTTTTTCTATTTTTCAATTATTTTCTTAGGTTTAACCCATTCAGATTCTTTTCCTAAAGTATAATTTTTTATAAAATTATTTTTATAATCTTCAAACTTATTTGCTAATATAGCTTTTCTTGCATTTTTCATCAATTTTAAAAGGAAATATAGGTTATGATAAGTAGCAAGTCTCTGTCCAAGAATCTCTTCAGCTTTAAACAAATGCCTTATATAACCTCTTGTATAATTCTTACATACATAACAACTGCACTCTTCATCAAGTGGTCTATCATCTTCAGCATAAGAAGCATTTTTTATGACAAGTCTTCCATATTTTGTAAATACAGTTCCATGCCTTCCAATTCTACTAGGTTGTACGCAATCCATCATATCTATTCCTGCCTCAATAGCTTCCAGCATATCAAGAGGTTCCCCTACCCCCATTAGATATCTAGGTTTCTCTACAGGGCATTTTTCTACTATATGATGAAGTATTCTATACATATCTTCTCTAGGTTCACCTACAGCAAGGCCTCCTATTGCATAACCTGAAAAACTTTTGTCCATCTCCATAAGTTCACTTAAACTTTTATCCCTAAGATCTTCATAAACCCCACCTTGAACAATTGCAAATAACCCTTGTTCATTGGGTTTTTTATGAGCTTCTATACATCTTTTCGCCCATCTGGTAGTTCTCTCAATAGATGGAATTATATATTCCCTTGCTGATAGCCCTGGTGGACATTCATCAAAAAGCATTACTATATCAGATCCAAGATTATTTTGGATATCTATTGATTTTTCAGGTGAGAGAAAATGTTTTGAACCATCTATATGTGAACTAAACTTTACTCCTTCTTCTGTGATTTTTCTCAAAGCTCCAAGACTAAATACCTGAAATCCACCACTGTCAGTAAGTATGGGTCTATTCCAGTTCATAAACTTATGAAGTCCTCCAAATTTTGCTATTAGCTCATCTCCTGGCCTTAGATAAAGATGGTACGTGTTTCCAAGAATTATTTCAGCTCCAATAGTTTCCAGTTCTTCTGGTGTCATAGTTTTTACAGTTGCCTGTGTCCCAACAGGCATGAATACAGGTGTTTCTATTTCTCCATGTGGAGTTGTTATTTTTCCTGCTCTGGCTTTACCCTGATTTTTTACCAGTTCATATGTAACAGGCAATTTAATTGTCATATATTCTCCTATCTTATGTTATCTGTCTACTGATATTACATTTTTTAATTTTATTATATTATTTAATAAATATTTGTACTCACTCTTGTCACTTATCTCAATAGTCAATTTTATATTTATAAGCTTCTCTCCATTTTTGTTTATTTCATTTGAATTTACAGAAACAAGATTTATTTTATGATTT contains:
- the tgt gene encoding tRNA guanosine(34) transglycosylase Tgt, translating into MTIKLPVTYELVKNQGKARAGKITTPHGEIETPVFMPVGTQATVKTMTPEELETIGAEIILGNTYHLYLRPGDELIAKFGGLHKFMNWNRPILTDSGGFQVFSLGALRKITEEGVKFSSHIDGSKHFLSPEKSIDIQNNLGSDIVMLFDECPPGLSAREYIIPSIERTTRWAKRCIEAHKKPNEQGLFAIVQGGVYEDLRDKSLSELMEMDKSFSGYAIGGLAVGEPREDMYRILHHIVEKCPVEKPRYLMGVGEPLDMLEAIEAGIDMMDCVQPSRIGRHGTVFTKYGRLVIKNASYAEDDRPLDEECSCYVCKNYTRGYIRHLFKAEEILGQRLATYHNLYFLLKLMKNARKAILANKFEDYKNNFIKNYTLGKESEWVKPKKIIEK